One Prolixibacteraceae bacterium DNA segment encodes these proteins:
- a CDS encoding SEC-C domain-containing protein, producing the protein MCVCGKIDDYNDCCGRYISRKEVADSPETLMRSRFTAFSLGEVSYILDTERIEKPNTMSDLKAWCDAVTYTKLDVISSNMSQDNGEVHFKAYYKEGMEQTILEEHSQFIKDDSQWYYTSGKATTQQVVDTPTISSSRKMGRNEPCWCGSGKKFKKCCGK; encoded by the coding sequence ATGTGTGTTTGTGGGAAGATTGATGACTACAATGATTGTTGTGGTCGCTATATTTCAAGAAAAGAGGTTGCGGATAGTCCAGAGACATTAATGAGATCTCGCTTTACTGCTTTTTCATTAGGCGAAGTTTCTTATATATTAGATACTGAACGTATAGAGAAGCCAAATACGATGTCTGATCTAAAGGCATGGTGTGATGCAGTAACATATACTAAATTAGATGTGATCTCTTCAAATATGAGTCAAGATAATGGGGAGGTCCACTTTAAAGCGTACTATAAAGAGGGAATGGAACAAACGATTTTGGAAGAACATTCTCAATTTATTAAAGACGATTCGCAGTGGTACTATACTTCAGGGAAAGCGACAACCCAACAAGTGGTAGATACTCCAACCATTAGCTCTTCACGTAAAATGGGGCGAAATGAGCCTTGTTGGTGCGGGAGTGGAAAGAAGTTTAAGAAATGCTGTGGTAAGTAG
- a CDS encoding carbon-nitrogen hydrolase, whose product MQVGLIQQRCVALVEDNKRALEMKIAQLASEGANLIVLQELHNTPYFCQTEDPDLFDLAETIPGPSTSFYGAIAKKYKVVLVTSLFEKRSAGLYHNTAVVFENDGTIAGTYRKMHIPDDPGFYEKFYFTPGDLGYEPIDTSVGCLGVLICWDQWYPEAARLMALAGAEVLIYPTAIGWSDMDDQAEQKRQCDAWVISQRAHAIANGIPVISVNRVGRELDSSKATSGIQFWGNSFVAGPQGELLFEAGQDSEATEVVSLNMERCEQVRRWWPFFRDRRIDSYKGLLKRFLK is encoded by the coding sequence ATTCAGGTTGGTTTAATCCAACAACGATGTGTGGCTCTTGTTGAAGACAACAAAAGAGCCTTAGAGATGAAGATAGCGCAATTAGCTTCAGAAGGTGCTAATTTGATTGTATTACAAGAGCTTCATAATACACCCTATTTTTGTCAAACAGAAGATCCCGATCTTTTTGACCTTGCAGAGACAATACCTGGGCCGTCGACCTCTTTCTATGGAGCAATTGCTAAAAAATATAAGGTGGTTTTGGTGACTTCGCTGTTTGAAAAGCGTAGTGCTGGGTTATATCATAATACTGCTGTTGTTTTTGAAAATGATGGTACTATTGCAGGGACTTATAGAAAGATGCATATACCAGATGATCCTGGGTTTTATGAGAAATTCTATTTCACTCCTGGCGATCTAGGATATGAACCGATTGATACTTCGGTTGGATGTTTGGGGGTCTTAATTTGTTGGGATCAATGGTATCCTGAAGCTGCACGTCTTATGGCTCTTGCTGGAGCAGAAGTATTGATTTATCCAACAGCTATAGGTTGGTCTGATATGGATGACCAGGCCGAACAAAAGAGGCAGTGTGATGCTTGGGTTATCTCACAGCGTGCACATGCCATAGCAAATGGTATCCCTGTGATTTCAGTGAATAGGGTAGGAAGAGAGTTGGATTCTTCGAAAGCTACTTCTGGTATTCAATTTTGGGGCAATAGTTTTGTTGCTGGCCCTCAAGGAGAACTTCTATTTGAAGCGGGACAGGATAGCGAAGCTACAGAAGTGGTATCGTTAAATATGGAGAGATGTGAACAGGTCCGAAGATGGTGGCCTTTCTTTAGAGATCGAAGAATCGATTCGTATAAAGGATTATTAAAAAGATTTTTAAAATAG